Proteins from one Pseudomonas grandcourensis genomic window:
- the mrdA gene encoding penicillin-binding protein 2, translating into MPEPIPIKDHEKETRLVNKRLMACALFVAAVTCALVVRMYVLQVVEFDYHSTISENNRVHVLPITPTRGLIYDRNGVLLADNRPSYNLTITRERASDVNEELDEVVNLLHLPAEDRSQFDKAMKQARHPFVPVTLFYELSEEQIAVLAVNEFRLPGLDVEPQFVRHYPLGEHFAHSVGYVGRINEKESKALDNVEYRGTQSIGKTGIEKFYETQLHGHVGYEEVETNAQGRVLRVLKHTDPVPGENIVLSLDVKLQEAAEQALGDRRGSVVALDPSTGEVLAMVSNPSFDPNLFVTGISSKEYSTLRDSVDRPLFNRVLRGLYAPGSTIKPEVAIAGLDAGIVTPQTRVFDPGYYQLPDFDHKYRNWNHSGDGWVDMDAAIMRSNDTYFYDLAHKLGIDRLHDYMAMFGLGEKVSLDMNEESSGLMPSQAWKRATRRQAWFPGETVILGIGQGYMQVTPLQLAQATALIANKGVWNRPHLAKTVDGVAPVDEHPMPNILLKDPRDWEQVNHGMQMVMHDARGIARAAAAGAQYRIAGKSGTAQVVAIKQGERYNREKTRERNRDNALFVGFAPAEHPKIVISVMIENGEAGGRVAGPVVREIMDAWLLDQDGHLKPQYAAPSKAPGDPHV; encoded by the coding sequence GTGCCCGAACCGATACCCATCAAGGACCACGAGAAAGAGACACGCCTGGTCAATAAAAGGCTGATGGCCTGCGCCTTGTTCGTTGCCGCTGTCACCTGTGCACTGGTAGTGCGCATGTATGTCCTGCAAGTAGTCGAGTTCGACTATCACTCGACTATCTCCGAAAACAATCGCGTACACGTCCTGCCGATTACACCGACCCGCGGGTTGATCTATGACCGCAACGGCGTACTCCTCGCGGACAACCGTCCCAGCTACAACCTGACCATCACCCGCGAACGTGCTTCTGATGTCAACGAAGAGCTGGACGAGGTCGTCAATCTCCTGCACTTGCCCGCTGAAGACCGTTCGCAGTTCGACAAGGCAATGAAGCAGGCACGTCACCCCTTCGTACCCGTGACGTTGTTCTATGAGCTGAGTGAAGAACAGATCGCCGTACTCGCCGTCAACGAGTTCCGCTTGCCGGGCCTGGATGTCGAGCCGCAGTTCGTTCGGCACTATCCGTTAGGCGAGCACTTCGCTCATTCGGTCGGCTATGTCGGACGTATCAACGAGAAAGAGTCAAAGGCTCTGGATAACGTCGAGTACCGAGGTACCCAATCCATCGGCAAGACCGGGATCGAAAAATTCTACGAGACGCAACTGCACGGTCATGTTGGTTATGAGGAAGTCGAAACCAATGCCCAGGGTCGCGTGCTGCGAGTGCTCAAACACACAGACCCGGTGCCGGGCGAAAACATTGTCCTGAGCCTCGACGTCAAGCTTCAGGAGGCCGCCGAGCAAGCCCTGGGGGATCGTCGTGGTTCGGTGGTCGCGCTGGATCCGTCGACCGGTGAAGTGTTGGCCATGGTCAGTAATCCGAGTTTCGATCCAAACCTGTTCGTCACCGGGATCAGTTCCAAGGAGTACTCCACACTAAGGGACTCCGTCGACCGACCGCTGTTCAACCGTGTACTGCGCGGTCTCTATGCGCCGGGTTCGACCATCAAGCCGGAAGTGGCAATTGCCGGCCTCGATGCCGGTATCGTCACGCCACAGACCCGTGTGTTCGACCCCGGCTATTACCAGCTTCCGGATTTCGATCACAAGTACCGCAACTGGAACCACAGCGGCGACGGCTGGGTGGATATGGATGCGGCGATCATGCGTTCCAACGACACCTACTTTTATGACCTGGCACATAAGCTGGGGATCGATCGCCTGCACGACTACATGGCCATGTTCGGACTGGGTGAGAAAGTCTCTCTGGACATGAATGAAGAATCCTCCGGCCTGATGCCATCCCAAGCCTGGAAGCGTGCCACCCGTCGTCAGGCCTGGTTCCCGGGTGAGACGGTGATTCTCGGTATCGGTCAGGGCTACATGCAGGTCACGCCGCTGCAGTTGGCCCAGGCGACGGCGCTGATTGCCAACAAAGGCGTGTGGAATCGCCCGCACCTGGCCAAAACCGTGGACGGTGTCGCGCCGGTGGATGAACATCCGATGCCGAACATCCTGCTCAAGGATCCTCGCGATTGGGAGCAGGTCAACCACGGCATGCAGATGGTGATGCACGATGCCCGAGGGATTGCCCGGGCCGCAGCGGCGGGCGCGCAGTACCGTATCGCCGGCAAGAGCGGTACCGCACAAGTGGTGGCGATCAAGCAGGGCGAACGTTACAACCGGGAGAAAACCCGCGAGCGTAACCGCGACAACGCCCTGTTCGTCGGTTTCGCCCCGGCCGAGCATCCGAAGATCGTGATTTCGGTGATGATCGAAAACGGCGAGGCGGGGGGGCGCGTCGCCGGACCGGTCGTGCGGGAGATCATGGACGCCTGGCTACTCGATCAGGACGGGCACCTCAAGCCGCAGTATGCCGCACCGAGCAAGGCGCCGGGCGATCCTCACGTCTGA
- the rhtA gene encoding threonine/homoserine exporter RhtA has product MNDQPRSLASTLFSVGLLLIAMASIQSGASLAKSMFSVVGPQGTTTLRLIFASVIMMLILRPWRAKLTARSLRTVIVYGMALGGMNFLFYMSLQTVPLGIAVALEFTGPLAVAIYASRRAIDFLWIALAAVGLLLLIPTGEATAGIDLVGAGYALGAGVCWALYILFGQKAGADNGVQTAALGVMIAALFVAPIGIVHAGSALLSPSLIPIALGVAILSTALPYTLEMVALTRMPARTFGTLMSIEPAFGALSGLLFLHEYLSLSQWMAIMCIILASVGATMTMSSAARPAVAAD; this is encoded by the coding sequence ATGAATGATCAGCCTCGCAGCCTAGCCTCTACCCTGTTCTCGGTTGGGCTGCTGCTCATTGCCATGGCGTCGATCCAGTCCGGAGCCTCCCTGGCCAAAAGCATGTTCTCCGTTGTCGGCCCCCAAGGGACGACAACATTACGACTGATTTTTGCCAGCGTGATCATGATGCTGATACTGCGTCCATGGCGGGCAAAACTCACCGCCAGATCCCTGCGCACCGTCATCGTCTACGGGATGGCGCTGGGCGGCATGAACTTCCTCTTCTATATGTCGTTGCAAACCGTCCCGCTGGGCATCGCGGTGGCGCTTGAATTCACCGGTCCACTGGCGGTGGCGATCTACGCCTCGCGTCGCGCGATCGACTTTTTGTGGATCGCCCTTGCAGCCGTCGGCTTACTGTTACTGATACCGACGGGAGAAGCGACCGCCGGCATCGATCTGGTAGGCGCCGGTTATGCCTTGGGTGCAGGGGTCTGCTGGGCACTGTACATTTTGTTCGGTCAAAAAGCCGGGGCCGACAATGGCGTGCAAACCGCCGCGCTGGGGGTAATGATCGCCGCACTGTTCGTAGCCCCCATCGGCATTGTTCATGCCGGTTCCGCTCTGCTGAGTCCGTCATTGATCCCTATAGCCCTCGGCGTAGCCATCCTGTCCACTGCCCTCCCCTACACCCTGGAGATGGTCGCACTGACCCGTATGCCGGCCAGAACCTTCGGTACGCTGATGAGTATCGAGCCAGCCTTCGGCGCGCTATCTGGCTTGCTGTTCCTTCATGAATACCTCTCCCTGTCACAATGGATGGCAATCATGTGCATCATTCTGGCATCTGTCGGTGCCACCATGACAATGAGCTCTGCCGCCAGACCCGCAGTAGCGGCAGATTGA
- a CDS encoding TetR/AcrR family transcriptional regulator, with protein MRYSASHKLETRQKLLESSAVSAKKSGFSTVGVDGLMKAIGLSGGAFYSHFSSKDELFASIVERELGQSLTRLGEGQDRDKLERCLKQYLSMSHVENPETGCALPALGAEIARSDLVVRQQAEHWICRLQESWAGILLSDSLAWAILSQCIGALVVARMLASPDIQRTVLKSSYEEIGRQIASPRT; from the coding sequence ATGCGTTATTCGGCCAGTCACAAACTGGAAACCAGGCAAAAGCTGCTGGAAAGCAGTGCGGTATCGGCCAAGAAGTCCGGGTTTTCAACTGTGGGCGTGGACGGCCTGATGAAAGCGATTGGCTTGAGTGGTGGCGCCTTCTATAGCCATTTCTCGTCGAAAGACGAGTTGTTCGCCAGCATTGTCGAGCGAGAGTTGGGGCAAAGCCTGACGCGACTGGGGGAGGGGCAGGACCGTGACAAGCTTGAGCGCTGCTTGAAGCAGTACCTGAGTATGTCTCACGTCGAGAATCCGGAGACCGGCTGTGCATTGCCTGCATTGGGGGCGGAAATTGCTCGATCCGACCTGGTGGTCCGCCAACAGGCTGAACACTGGATTTGTCGGCTTCAAGAAAGTTGGGCGGGTATTCTGCTGAGCGACAGCCTGGCGTGGGCGATTCTGTCGCAATGCATTGGCGCGCTGGTCGTGGCGCGCATGCTGGCTAGCCCTGATATCCAGCGCACAGTGCTGAAGTCCAGCTACGAGGAAATTGGCCGTCAGATCGCAAGTCCAAGAACCTGA
- a CDS encoding SDR family oxidoreductase produces MNNKKVVLVVGAGDSTGGSIAKRFAKEGFVACVTRRSADKLQPLVDAIKADGGEAHGFACDARKEDDVVALVEQIESEIGPIEAFVFNIGANVPCSILEETARKYFKIWEMACFSGFLNAREVAIRMAKRQRGTILFTGATAGLRGAAGFAAFAGAKHGIRALAQSMARELGPMNIHVAHVVVDGAIDTDFIRDSFPEKYATKDQDGILNPEHIAENYWYLHSQPRDAWTFELDLRPWSERW; encoded by the coding sequence ATGAATAACAAGAAGGTCGTACTGGTCGTCGGTGCAGGTGATTCCACAGGCGGCTCCATTGCCAAGCGTTTTGCCAAGGAAGGTTTTGTTGCCTGCGTCACCCGCCGCAGTGCAGACAAGCTCCAGCCACTGGTGGATGCCATCAAGGCCGATGGTGGCGAGGCCCACGGTTTCGCCTGCGATGCCCGCAAGGAAGATGATGTGGTAGCACTGGTTGAGCAGATCGAAAGCGAGATCGGCCCCATCGAGGCGTTTGTCTTCAACATCGGCGCCAACGTGCCGTGCAGCATTCTCGAAGAAACCGCCCGCAAGTATTTCAAGATCTGGGAAATGGCCTGTTTTTCCGGTTTTCTCAATGCGCGTGAAGTGGCCATACGCATGGCCAAGCGCCAGCGAGGCACGATCCTGTTCACCGGTGCCACTGCAGGCCTGCGTGGCGCTGCCGGGTTCGCCGCATTTGCCGGTGCCAAGCACGGCATTCGTGCACTGGCGCAAAGCATGGCCCGAGAACTCGGCCCGATGAATATTCACGTTGCCCATGTCGTCGTCGACGGAGCCATCGATACCGATTTCATCCGCGACAGCTTCCCCGAGAAATACGCGACCAAGGATCAGGACGGCATCCTCAACCCCGAACACATTGCCGAGAATTACTGGTACCTGCACAGCCAGCCCCGCGACGCCTGGACTTTCGAACTGGACCTGCGGCCCTGGAGCGAACGCTGGTAA
- a CDS encoding 2-hydroxychromene-2-carboxylate isomerase, with the protein MSKTVEFLFDLGSPTTYLAYTQLPAICEQTDSQLIYIPILLGGVFKATGNASPATIPAKGRHMILDLDRYARRYGVPLKFNPHFPINTLMLMRAVTGIQLHHPERFVAFIDCLFKALWVDGRNLNDPATVAAALNDNGFDPNEVLALTADETVKATLKDNTEKAVQRGVFGVPSMFVDDQLYFGQDRLDFVLEALS; encoded by the coding sequence ATGAGCAAAACCGTGGAATTCCTTTTTGATCTGGGCAGCCCCACCACCTACCTGGCGTACACCCAGCTACCGGCAATCTGTGAGCAAACCGACAGCCAGTTGATCTACATCCCGATTTTGCTCGGCGGTGTGTTCAAGGCCACTGGCAACGCCTCACCGGCGACCATTCCGGCCAAAGGCCGCCACATGATTCTGGACCTGGACCGTTATGCCCGACGCTACGGCGTGCCACTGAAGTTCAATCCGCATTTCCCTATCAACACCCTGATGCTGATGCGTGCCGTGACCGGCATTCAGTTGCACCATCCCGAGCGTTTTGTCGCCTTCATTGACTGCCTGTTCAAGGCCCTGTGGGTCGACGGCCGCAACCTCAATGACCCGGCAACCGTGGCGGCGGCGCTGAACGACAACGGTTTCGATCCCAATGAAGTGCTGGCACTGACCGCCGACGAAACAGTCAAGGCAACGCTCAAGGACAACACCGAGAAAGCGGTGCAGCGCGGCGTATTCGGCGTACCCAGCATGTTTGTCGATGACCAGTTGTACTTCGGCCAGGATCGACTGGACTTCGTGCTCGAAGCCTTGAGTTGA
- a CDS encoding aminopeptidase P family protein produces MNTQLSINGSVPQRLAQTRELMSREGIHALLVPSADPHLSEYLPGYWQGRQWLSGFHGSVGTLIVTPDFAGVWADSRYWEQATKELKGSGIDLVKLQPGQPGPLEWLAEQTPEGGVVAVDGAVMAVASARTLGGKLEERGARLRTDIDLLSGVWGDRPGLPNEPIYQHLPPQATVSRGEKLAKLRETLQARGADWHFIATLDDIAWLFNLRGGDVSFNPVFVSFALINQQQATLFVALSKVSAELRAVLEQDGVTLRDYSEVAAALRAVPSGASLQVDPARVTAGLLDNLDSGVKLIEGLNPTTLAKSQKSLADAEHIRQAMEQDGAALCEFFAWLDSALGRERITELTIDEKLTGARERRPDYVSLSFNTIAAFNANGAMPHYHATEEEHAVIEGDGLLLIDSGGQYLGGTTDITRMVAVGTPTDEQKRDCTRVLKGVIALSRAQFPKGILSPLLDAIARAPIWAESVDYGHGTGHGVGYFLNVHEGPQVIAYQAAPAPQTAMQPGMITSIEPGTYRPGRWGVRIENLAMNREAGKSEFGEFLKFETLTLCPIDTRCLETALLSDEEKQWFNAYHAEVRERLSPLVEGAVLEWLNTRTAAI; encoded by the coding sequence ATGAATACGCAGCTTTCAATCAATGGATCGGTGCCCCAGCGCCTGGCGCAAACCCGCGAGCTGATGAGCCGGGAAGGCATTCATGCCTTGCTGGTGCCGTCGGCCGACCCGCACCTGTCCGAATACCTGCCGGGTTACTGGCAAGGGCGCCAGTGGTTGTCGGGTTTCCATGGTTCGGTCGGCACCCTGATCGTGACCCCGGATTTTGCCGGCGTCTGGGCCGACAGCCGTTATTGGGAGCAGGCGACCAAGGAACTCAAGGGCAGCGGCATTGACCTGGTCAAGCTGCAACCGGGTCAACCCGGGCCACTGGAATGGCTGGCCGAGCAAACTCCCGAAGGTGGCGTTGTCGCGGTCGACGGCGCGGTCATGGCCGTGGCTTCGGCACGGACCCTGGGCGGCAAACTTGAAGAGCGTGGCGCCCGTCTGCGCACTGACATCGACCTGTTGAGCGGTGTCTGGGGCGACCGCCCAGGCCTGCCGAACGAACCGATCTATCAGCACTTGCCACCGCAAGCGACCGTCAGTCGTGGCGAAAAACTCGCCAAACTGCGCGAAACCCTTCAGGCGCGAGGTGCCGACTGGCATTTCATCGCCACACTGGATGACATCGCCTGGCTGTTCAACCTGCGCGGCGGCGACGTGTCGTTCAACCCGGTATTCGTTTCCTTTGCCCTGATCAATCAGCAACAGGCCACGCTGTTCGTGGCCTTGAGCAAAGTCAGCGCCGAGTTGCGTGCAGTCCTCGAACAGGACGGCGTGACCTTGCGCGACTACAGCGAAGTTGCCGCTGCACTGCGCGCCGTGCCGAGCGGCGCGAGCCTGCAAGTCGACCCGGCGCGGGTCACGGCGGGGTTGCTGGACAACCTCGACAGCGGGGTGAAGCTGATCGAAGGCCTGAACCCGACCACCCTGGCCAAATCGCAAAAAAGCCTGGCCGATGCCGAACACATCCGTCAGGCCATGGAACAGGACGGCGCAGCGCTGTGCGAATTCTTTGCCTGGCTGGACTCGGCGCTGGGGCGCGAGCGCATCACCGAACTGACCATCGACGAAAAACTCACCGGCGCCCGTGAGCGCCGTCCGGATTATGTGTCGCTGAGTTTCAACACCATTGCTGCGTTCAACGCCAATGGCGCGATGCCGCACTACCACGCCACCGAAGAAGAACACGCGGTGATCGAAGGGGATGGTCTGCTGCTGATCGACTCCGGCGGCCAGTACCTGGGCGGCACCACCGACATCACGCGCATGGTTGCGGTTGGCACACCGACCGATGAGCAAAAGCGCGATTGCACCCGCGTGCTCAAGGGCGTGATTGCCTTGTCCCGTGCGCAGTTCCCGAAAGGCATCCTGTCGCCGCTGCTCGATGCCATCGCCCGTGCGCCCATCTGGGCGGAAAGTGTCGACTACGGTCATGGTACCGGTCATGGCGTCGGCTACTTCCTGAACGTCCACGAAGGTCCGCAAGTCATCGCTTATCAGGCCGCGCCTGCACCGCAAACCGCGATGCAACCGGGCATGATCACGTCCATTGAGCCGGGCACCTATCGTCCGGGTCGTTGGGGGGTGCGGATCGAAAACCTGGCGATGAACCGTGAAGCAGGCAAAAGCGAATTCGGCGAGTTCCTCAAGTTCGAAACCCTGACCCTGTGCCCGATCGATACACGCTGCCTGGAAACCGCGCTGCTGTCGGACGAGGAAAAGCAGTGGTTCAACGCCTACCACGCCGAAGTGCGCGAGCGCCTGAGTCCGTTGGTCGAGGGTGCCGTGCTGGAGTGGCTCAATACCCGCACCGCGGCTATCTGA
- a CDS encoding aminotransferase class V-fold PLP-dependent enzyme produces the protein MNKRPLYFDYAATTPVDERVIKVMVECLGFTGNFGNPASSSHVFGQQARQSVEQARRQVAELVGATPGQIVWTSGATESNNLALKGVAQARGTGGGHIITSQIEHKAILDTAKQLQDAGVAVTYLVPDAEGLITAQAVSEAMREDTFLVSLMLVNNELGTLNDIPAIGQVVRDRGALFHVDAAQGAGKVAIDLGQWPVDLMSFSAHKLYGPKGIGALYVGPRAQQRLQAQIHGGGHEGGLRSGTLATHQIVAMGAAFALAAAAFDEEKATIVRLRERLLEQLQSVPGVRLNGSPTRRIPHTLSLTFNEGEFNPAALLASIAFSATSACNSASNAPSHVLLALGHDARSAGRTIRLSLGRFTTEQDIDQAAQLIKAACASAPAFWQ, from the coding sequence ATGAATAAACGTCCGTTGTATTTCGATTACGCCGCCACCACGCCGGTGGATGAGCGGGTCATCAAGGTGATGGTCGAGTGTCTGGGCTTTACCGGCAATTTCGGCAACCCGGCCTCCAGCTCCCACGTCTTCGGCCAGCAGGCCCGGCAATCGGTCGAACAGGCGCGACGCCAGGTCGCCGAACTGGTCGGCGCGACGCCCGGGCAGATCGTCTGGACCTCCGGCGCCACCGAATCCAACAACCTCGCGCTCAAAGGCGTGGCCCAGGCCCGCGGCACTGGTGGCGGCCATATCATCACCAGCCAGATCGAACACAAGGCCATCCTTGATACCGCCAAACAACTGCAGGATGCCGGTGTTGCCGTGACTTATCTGGTGCCGGACGCCGAGGGTCTGATCACCGCGCAAGCGGTCAGCGAAGCCATGCGCGAGGACACCTTCCTGGTCTCGCTGATGCTGGTCAACAACGAACTGGGCACCCTCAACGACATTCCCGCCATCGGTCAGGTCGTGCGTGATCGCGGCGCGTTGTTCCATGTCGACGCCGCACAGGGCGCGGGCAAAGTGGCGATCGATCTCGGCCAGTGGCCGGTGGACCTGATGTCGTTTTCCGCGCACAAGCTCTATGGCCCCAAAGGCATTGGCGCGTTGTACGTCGGTCCGCGTGCACAACAGCGTTTGCAGGCGCAGATCCATGGAGGCGGGCATGAGGGCGGCTTGCGTTCCGGTACCCTGGCTACCCATCAGATCGTGGCCATGGGTGCGGCCTTTGCACTGGCGGCGGCTGCGTTCGATGAAGAGAAAGCCACCATCGTGCGTTTGCGTGAACGCTTGCTCGAACAATTGCAGAGCGTTCCCGGCGTGCGACTCAACGGCAGCCCGACCCGGCGTATTCCCCATACCCTGAGCCTGACCTTCAACGAAGGCGAGTTCAACCCGGCGGCCTTGCTGGCATCGATCGCGTTTTCCGCGACCTCGGCCTGCAATTCCGCGAGCAATGCCCCATCCCATGTACTGCTGGCCCTGGGGCACGATGCCCGCTCGGCCGGTCGCACCATCCGCTTGAGCCTCGGGCGTTTTACCACCGAGCAGGACATCGACCAGGCGGCTCAACTGATCAAGGCGGCCTGCGCCAGCGCTCCGGCATTCTGGCAGTAA
- a CDS encoding LysE family translocator gives MTLSLDLLLGFALFALVTSITPGPNNTMLLASGVNFGFNRTIPHMLGITCGFFVLVVAVGFGLGAVFQTYPLLYTVLRYVGAAYLLYLAWKIAHSGPMSESQQGEAKPISYMGAAAFQWVNPKAWIMAIGAISTYTPMQGYFTNVIVIAAVFAIINLPSVGVWAACGTLLRNVLKDRRWLRLFNWGMAALLVGSLYPLLLESFS, from the coding sequence ATGACGCTCTCACTCGACCTGCTGCTGGGCTTCGCCCTGTTTGCCCTCGTCACCTCGATCACACCCGGCCCGAACAACACCATGTTGCTGGCATCCGGGGTGAACTTCGGCTTCAATCGCACGATTCCGCACATGCTCGGCATCACTTGTGGCTTCTTTGTACTGGTGGTGGCGGTCGGCTTTGGCCTTGGCGCGGTGTTCCAGACTTACCCTTTGCTCTACACCGTGCTGCGTTATGTGGGGGCGGCGTATCTGCTGTATCTGGCGTGGAAAATCGCCCATTCCGGGCCCATGTCGGAGAGTCAGCAGGGCGAGGCGAAACCGATCAGCTACATGGGTGCCGCTGCGTTCCAGTGGGTCAACCCCAAGGCCTGGATCATGGCCATTGGCGCTATCAGTACCTACACGCCGATGCAGGGTTATTTCACGAATGTGATTGTGATCGCGGCCGTCTTTGCGATCATCAACCTGCCGAGCGTCGGTGTCTGGGCGGCTTGCGGCACGCTGTTGCGCAACGTTCTGAAGGATCGCCGCTGGCTGCGCCTGTTCAATTGGGGCATGGCCGCGTTGCTCGTGGGTTCGCTGTATCCGCTGTTGCTTGAAAGCTTTAGCTGA
- a CDS encoding VOC family protein, translated as MSVKPIPEGYHSVTPYLGINKAAEAIAFYKKAFGAVEIMRLDMPGGSVGHAELRIGDCPIMLGTPCDQGPLSNPDNSPSVGLHLYVTDVDKSYKQAIDAGATIVSEVKDQFYGDRSGTLKDPYGHLWFLATRKEDLTQEQIEQRAKEMFAQG; from the coding sequence ATGAGCGTCAAACCCATTCCAGAGGGGTATCACAGCGTCACCCCCTATCTGGGCATCAACAAAGCCGCCGAAGCCATCGCGTTCTACAAAAAAGCCTTTGGCGCCGTTGAAATCATGCGCCTGGACATGCCCGGTGGCAGTGTCGGCCACGCTGAACTGCGCATCGGCGATTGCCCGATCATGCTGGGTACACCGTGCGATCAAGGGCCGCTGAGCAATCCGGACAATTCGCCGTCCGTGGGTCTGCATTTGTACGTGACGGATGTCGACAAGTCCTACAAACAGGCGATCGATGCTGGCGCAACCATTGTATCCGAGGTCAAGGATCAGTTTTACGGCGACCGTTCCGGGACCTTGAAGGATCCCTACGGGCACCTGTGGTTCCTGGCCACACGCAAGGAAGACCTGACTCAGGAACAGATTGAGCAACGGGCCAAGGAGATGTTTGCCCAGGGTTGA
- a CDS encoding PepSY domain-containing protein: MSKKSRSKIWFLVHSWLALPIWFFVLIVCVTGTLAVISQEIVWLANPPMRASQPSDDAPLLSYQQVLEAINRAEPQTVVQSISRPDESHFALDVEVSYPDGRSVVIYVNPYSGVIQGVAPEFNFRAFTRALHAWWLVPFTNGYSWGWYLVSFLGLPLLSSLITGLVVYKRFWKGFFRPTLRIRHGARIFWGDFHRLSGIWSIWFIAVISITGTWFLIQALLSDNQISISTEKIIPAMSREAVPLSPDGSPPPRIDLDRAIEIATQEISGLEASFVSLPGNAYSHLDVGGRGWYPLMFQTATINPYNGEIAASRLISDRSALEFVTESMRPLHTGDFGGLWIKLIWAFFGLLLSMMVLSGLLIWTKRTALATANAFKRSNKKQRDTAVQPATNNEVSGVEL, translated from the coding sequence ATGTCAAAGAAGTCCCGTTCAAAAATCTGGTTCCTGGTCCATAGCTGGCTGGCGCTGCCGATCTGGTTTTTCGTGCTGATCGTCTGTGTGACCGGAACCCTGGCCGTCATCAGCCAGGAGATCGTCTGGCTGGCCAACCCGCCAATGCGCGCCAGCCAGCCCTCGGACGATGCACCACTACTCAGCTATCAGCAGGTCCTCGAAGCCATCAACAGGGCCGAACCGCAGACTGTGGTACAGAGCATCAGTCGCCCCGACGAGTCGCACTTCGCCCTGGATGTCGAAGTCAGCTACCCCGACGGGCGCTCGGTGGTGATTTATGTCAATCCGTACAGCGGCGTGATCCAGGGTGTCGCGCCGGAGTTCAACTTCCGCGCCTTCACCCGCGCCCTGCACGCTTGGTGGCTAGTGCCGTTCACCAATGGTTACAGCTGGGGCTGGTACCTGGTGTCGTTTCTAGGCCTGCCCTTGCTGTCTTCGCTGATCACCGGGCTGGTGGTCTACAAACGCTTCTGGAAAGGCTTCTTCCGCCCGACCCTGCGTATTCGCCACGGCGCGCGGATTTTCTGGGGCGACTTTCACCGTTTGAGCGGCATCTGGTCGATCTGGTTTATCGCGGTGATTTCCATCACCGGCACCTGGTTCCTGATCCAGGCCTTGCTGTCCGATAACCAGATTTCCATTTCCACGGAAAAAATCATCCCGGCGATGTCCCGTGAAGCGGTGCCGTTGTCACCCGATGGCTCGCCCCCGCCGCGTATCGATCTTGATCGCGCGATTGAAATCGCCACCCAGGAAATTTCCGGGCTGGAAGCCAGTTTCGTCAGCCTGCCGGGCAATGCCTACAGCCATCTGGATGTCGGCGGACGCGGTTGGTATCCGTTGATGTTCCAGACCGCCACGATCAACCCGTACAACGGCGAAATCGCTGCCTCGCGCCTGATCTCGGACCGTTCGGCCCTGGAGTTCGTCACCGAGTCCATGCGCCCGCTGCACACCGGCGATTTCGGCGGACTGTGGATCAAGCTGATCTGGGCATTCTTCGGCCTGTTGCTGAGCATGATGGTGCTCAGCGGCCTGCTGATCTGGACCAAGCGCACGGCGCTGGCCACGGCCAATGCCTTCAAACGCAGCAACAAGAAACAGCGCGACACCGCGGTGCAACCGGCCACGAACAACGAAGTGTCGGGGGTCGAACTGTGA
- a CDS encoding thiamine pyrophosphate-binding protein: MSKDIAAPQPSRLSVFWHKWRFHLNVLLLLIPLGFMPKYFADEALMRGDSGLGEREVGEVRVGPWSLRLAELRNSAPMLEGPAGYMKGFNAALCEACIDQVKATYLRIGKPRSLRAAGVIFFGAPYRMGASLPVPEKTRADAELWITMEGWDGAMHQASIPLSQASPATIAWLNKQGGTP, encoded by the coding sequence GTGAGCAAAGACATTGCAGCCCCGCAACCCTCGCGCCTGAGTGTGTTCTGGCACAAATGGCGCTTTCACCTGAACGTCCTGTTGCTGCTGATTCCACTCGGCTTCATGCCCAAGTACTTCGCCGACGAGGCATTGATGCGCGGCGACAGTGGCCTTGGCGAGCGGGAGGTCGGCGAAGTCCGGGTCGGTCCCTGGAGCCTGCGCCTGGCGGAATTGCGTAATTCAGCCCCGATGCTCGAAGGCCCCGCCGGCTACATGAAGGGTTTCAACGCCGCGCTGTGCGAGGCCTGTATCGACCAGGTCAAGGCCACTTACCTGCGCATCGGCAAGCCCCGCAGCCTGCGCGCCGCCGGGGTGATTTTCTTCGGCGCCCCGTACCGCATGGGCGCTTCGCTGCCCGTCCCGGAAAAGACCAGGGCCGACGCCGAACTGTGGATCACCATGGAAGGCTGGGACGGTGCCATGCATCAGGCATCCATTCCTTTGAGCCAGGCCTCCCCCGCCACTATCGCCTGGTTGAACAAACAAGGAGGCACACCATGA